In the genome of Populus trichocarpa isolate Nisqually-1 chromosome 6, P.trichocarpa_v4.1, whole genome shotgun sequence, one region contains:
- the LOC18100371 gene encoding putative transcription factor bHLH041 isoform X1, producing the protein MMDAVFLLSEVERANFLRYFMQCFGSTYICLWSYLPQPSNYLFFWDGYYHEESNQPSSSSGSVARMLFDQYRQERFFAVNDRVPGVAFKNKIPFIELKEFELQRSASTDAQRRFYQEARIKTAVFMGCNSGEIELGWSNATHQFNIENEMRNWFPKDFSRQSPLRELPLVVDPNIPSSSSSSLRSLSMDSPEISSLIFTIPSSSHMPEAHREAPSLLPPILPSTSSPLQHTLQLLQPVLPTPTGNILQQVLQSLQQEPSPQQQAIQSSQSTPSTTSLLQEAMQPLQAIQSSTSPHQQALQAFALERNIQLPTPESEDAVMTRAILAVLTFPSPSSSSSSHSLPHMHRVRQGASAFNNYRSALAPKTQTRASLHRHSMLTRVITYYRRLNIERREHMLGGRPSSTQLHHMISERKRREKINESFKALRSILPPEAKKDKASILTRTREYLTSLKAQVEELTRKNQKLEAQLSKAAVSQVRDSSYERLDVRVTHISESTSEQRIIDLVVNLRGESPILDTVITRILEFLRQVTDVSLISIEASTHTAESTSFNRVILRLNIEGTDWDESGFQEAVKRVVEDLAR; encoded by the exons ATGATGGACGCCGTCTTCCTGCTCAGTGAAGTAGAGCGTGCCAACTTTCTCCGATATTTCATGCAGTGTTTTGGCAGCACTTACATCTGTCTTTGGTCATATTTACCTCAACCATCTAA CTATTTATTCTTCTGGGATGGATATTACCATGAAGAAAGCAATCAGCCCAGCTCTTCTTCAGGGAGTGTTGCCAGGATGCTTTTCGATCAGTATCGACAGGAACGATTCTTTGCTGTAAACGA CCGTGTTCCCGGAGTtgcattcaaaaacaaaattccctTCATAGAACTAAAGGAATTTGAGCTTCAAAGATCGGCGTCTACGGATGCACAGAGGCGATTTTATCAG GAAGCAAGGATTAAG ACTGCAGTCTTCATGGGGTGCAATAGTGGGGAAATTGAGTTAGGCTGGTCCAATGCAACTCACCAA tTTAACATTGAAAATGAAATGAGGAATTGGTTCCCGAAGGACTTCTCTCGGCAATCTCCATTAAGAGAACTTCCGCTAGTAGTTGATCCAAACATAccctcatcatcttcatcctccCTGAGATCGCTATCCATGGATAGCCCAGAGATCTCTTCTCTTATCTTCACTATTCCAAGCTCATCTCACATGCCAGAGGCACATCGAGAGGCTCCCTCATTGCTGCCACCAATATTGCCAAGCACAAGCAGTCCACTCCAACATACATTGCAATTGCTGCAACCAGTACTGCCGACACCAACGGGTAATATTCTGCAACAAGTATTGCAGTCTTTGCAACAAGAACCTAGCCCACAGCAGCAAGCAATTCAATCTTCGCAATCAACACCAAGCACAACTAGTCTACTTCAAGAAGCCATGCAACCTTTGCAAGCAATACAAAGCAGCACTAGCCCACACCAACAAGCCCTGCAAGCGTTTGCCCTAGAACGAAACATTCAACTGCCAACTCCAGAGAGTGAAGATGCTGTAATGACAAGAGCCATCCTTGCAGTTTTAACTTTCCCTTccccttcttcctcttcttcttcacataGTTTGCCTCATATGCACCGGGTACGCCAGGGAGCTAGCGCCTTCAACAATTATCGATCGGCTCTAGCCCCCAAAACGCAAACAAGAGCCAGTTTACACAGACATAGTATGCTTACACGAGTAATTACCTATTACAGACGCTTAAATATTGAAAGACGTGAACATATGCTCGGAGGCCGCCCATCAAGCACACAGTTGCACCATATGATATCAGAGAGGAAAAGGCGAGAAAAGATTAATGAAAGCTTTAAAGCATTGAGATCAATTCTTCCCCCAGAAGCTAAG AAAGATAAAGCATCTATCCTTACTCGAACAAGGGAGTACTTGACATCTTTGAAGGCTCAAGTTGAGGAACTTACTCGCAAGAACCAGAAGTTAGAAGCACAACTTTCAAAAGCTGCAGTTTCACAAGTAAGGGATTCATCATACGAAAGACTTGATGTCCGGGTTACACACATATCTGAATCAACATCTGAACAACGGATTATAGACTTGGTAGTGAATCTAAGAGGAGAAAGCCCCATTTTGGACACGGTAATTACTAGGATATTGGAGTTCTTAAGACAAGTTACGGATGTGAGCTTGATATCCATTGAAGCCAGCACACATACAGCAGAATCAACTTCTTTTAATCGAGTGATTCTAAGGCTCAATATTGAG GGGACTGACTGGGACGAGTCTGGCTTCCAGGAAGCAGTGAAGAGGGTTGTTGAAGATCTGGCACGTTGA
- the LOC18100371 gene encoding putative transcription factor bHLH041 isoform X2 yields MMDAVFLLSEVERANFLRYFMQCFGSTYICLWSYLPQPSNYLFFWDGYYHEESNQPSSSSGSVARMLFDQYRQERFFAVNDRVPGVAFKNKIPFIELKEFELQRSASTDAQRRFYQTAVFMGCNSGEIELGWSNATHQFNIENEMRNWFPKDFSRQSPLRELPLVVDPNIPSSSSSSLRSLSMDSPEISSLIFTIPSSSHMPEAHREAPSLLPPILPSTSSPLQHTLQLLQPVLPTPTGNILQQVLQSLQQEPSPQQQAIQSSQSTPSTTSLLQEAMQPLQAIQSSTSPHQQALQAFALERNIQLPTPESEDAVMTRAILAVLTFPSPSSSSSSHSLPHMHRVRQGASAFNNYRSALAPKTQTRASLHRHSMLTRVITYYRRLNIERREHMLGGRPSSTQLHHMISERKRREKINESFKALRSILPPEAKKDKASILTRTREYLTSLKAQVEELTRKNQKLEAQLSKAAVSQVRDSSYERLDVRVTHISESTSEQRIIDLVVNLRGESPILDTVITRILEFLRQVTDVSLISIEASTHTAESTSFNRVILRLNIEGTDWDESGFQEAVKRVVEDLAR; encoded by the exons ATGATGGACGCCGTCTTCCTGCTCAGTGAAGTAGAGCGTGCCAACTTTCTCCGATATTTCATGCAGTGTTTTGGCAGCACTTACATCTGTCTTTGGTCATATTTACCTCAACCATCTAA CTATTTATTCTTCTGGGATGGATATTACCATGAAGAAAGCAATCAGCCCAGCTCTTCTTCAGGGAGTGTTGCCAGGATGCTTTTCGATCAGTATCGACAGGAACGATTCTTTGCTGTAAACGA CCGTGTTCCCGGAGTtgcattcaaaaacaaaattccctTCATAGAACTAAAGGAATTTGAGCTTCAAAGATCGGCGTCTACGGATGCACAGAGGCGATTTTATCAG ACTGCAGTCTTCATGGGGTGCAATAGTGGGGAAATTGAGTTAGGCTGGTCCAATGCAACTCACCAA tTTAACATTGAAAATGAAATGAGGAATTGGTTCCCGAAGGACTTCTCTCGGCAATCTCCATTAAGAGAACTTCCGCTAGTAGTTGATCCAAACATAccctcatcatcttcatcctccCTGAGATCGCTATCCATGGATAGCCCAGAGATCTCTTCTCTTATCTTCACTATTCCAAGCTCATCTCACATGCCAGAGGCACATCGAGAGGCTCCCTCATTGCTGCCACCAATATTGCCAAGCACAAGCAGTCCACTCCAACATACATTGCAATTGCTGCAACCAGTACTGCCGACACCAACGGGTAATATTCTGCAACAAGTATTGCAGTCTTTGCAACAAGAACCTAGCCCACAGCAGCAAGCAATTCAATCTTCGCAATCAACACCAAGCACAACTAGTCTACTTCAAGAAGCCATGCAACCTTTGCAAGCAATACAAAGCAGCACTAGCCCACACCAACAAGCCCTGCAAGCGTTTGCCCTAGAACGAAACATTCAACTGCCAACTCCAGAGAGTGAAGATGCTGTAATGACAAGAGCCATCCTTGCAGTTTTAACTTTCCCTTccccttcttcctcttcttcttcacataGTTTGCCTCATATGCACCGGGTACGCCAGGGAGCTAGCGCCTTCAACAATTATCGATCGGCTCTAGCCCCCAAAACGCAAACAAGAGCCAGTTTACACAGACATAGTATGCTTACACGAGTAATTACCTATTACAGACGCTTAAATATTGAAAGACGTGAACATATGCTCGGAGGCCGCCCATCAAGCACACAGTTGCACCATATGATATCAGAGAGGAAAAGGCGAGAAAAGATTAATGAAAGCTTTAAAGCATTGAGATCAATTCTTCCCCCAGAAGCTAAG AAAGATAAAGCATCTATCCTTACTCGAACAAGGGAGTACTTGACATCTTTGAAGGCTCAAGTTGAGGAACTTACTCGCAAGAACCAGAAGTTAGAAGCACAACTTTCAAAAGCTGCAGTTTCACAAGTAAGGGATTCATCATACGAAAGACTTGATGTCCGGGTTACACACATATCTGAATCAACATCTGAACAACGGATTATAGACTTGGTAGTGAATCTAAGAGGAGAAAGCCCCATTTTGGACACGGTAATTACTAGGATATTGGAGTTCTTAAGACAAGTTACGGATGTGAGCTTGATATCCATTGAAGCCAGCACACATACAGCAGAATCAACTTCTTTTAATCGAGTGATTCTAAGGCTCAATATTGAG GGGACTGACTGGGACGAGTCTGGCTTCCAGGAAGCAGTGAAGAGGGTTGTTGAAGATCTGGCACGTTGA